ACGGAGAAAAGAACCAGATACTGGGAAAGGCAAAACGTCAGTTCAGTGAAGCGAAAACCAAGAAACTGATGCGTCACCAGCTCCCCTGGTGTGTCTGTGTGGCCCCCGGGCCCCTCTGGGCAAAACAGGTACTGGGAGAGGATGCAACCACTGATGACCTCATGAAGGTCCTTTCCCCTATCCTGCTCCTCGACACAGATGACCCTATAAAGGCCTGGAATGAGAAAGCCTCTGTACTGAGGAAACGTCAGGATTATCTCAATGGGCTTGAAATCGACACACTGCACTACCAGAGCAGCAAGAGTGACCTGAAGATCGGGTTCACAGAGAGAGCACGCTTCATCGGAGGAGGTGAGACACTCCCCGATGGAAGGGAGTTCTTTCCCAACCTCCCTACTGAGGAAATCTTCACCACTCCTGACAACCTCAGGGCAGAGGGATACATCACCACGACCAAACCTGTTGAGGTGCTGAACACCACCACTGAGGAGGTCCGCTTTGTATTCAAGGATGGAGAGGTGGTTGAGTACCACGCCAAGAAGGGCCAGGATGCAATGGACAGGTTTTTTGCCGTAGATGATGGCACCCGTAGACTCGGGGAAGTTGCCTTGGTGGATGAGACCAGCCCGATCGCAAAAAGCGACCTTGTCTTCAACTCAATCCTGCTTGATGAGAATGCTTCCTGCCACCTTGCTCTCGGAGAAGGCTATCCCTCTGCACTCAAGGATGGTGCAACCCTGGATACCAAGGAACAGCTGCAACAAGCACATTGCAATACCAGCCTTATGCACATAGATTTCATGGTCGGCTCCCCGGACATGAAAATAACCGCCCATACTCGTGATGGACGGCAAGTGGTAATCATGGAAAACGGGATGTTTACCTTCTAGTTGAGTTCCTGGATGAGTTTCAGACCATCGAGGGTATGCATGGAGGCAATTTGGTTGATCCGGTCAATGAGCGGGGCGATGGTCCTGCTCAGACCACCGGTAGCTATGACGTAGACCTCCTTGCCTATCTCCTGCTCCACTCGCTCGATCATGGTTGTCACCATTCCTGCGTAGCCATACATGATTCCGCTCCTGATCGAGTCCTGGCTGTTCTGGCCCAAGACAGAGGGAGGAATCTTCAGTTCTACCTGGGGAAGTTGCGCGGTATTCCCGAAGAGGGCGTTCACCGCAGTAACCAGACCGGGGGCAATGGAAACCCCAAGGACGGAACCATCGCAGTCAACCGTAGCAAGGGTGAGTGCGGTACCAAAGTCCACCACAACCACCGCATGATCAGGACATGCAAAATGTGCCTGGGCAAGGTTTGCCAACAAGTCACTTCCCAGTTCAGCAGGGATGGTCTCTTTTCTCAGACCACTGTTCACCCTATGATCTACCATCAAGGGCTGAACATCGAACAACCTGATGATGTTTTTCTGCATTGACCGGGTCAGGTTGGGTACAACCGAGCTGATCACAGCCCGGTTGATATCATGCTTGAAGAGCTGCGAATGACTCAGCAGGCTCTCCAAGACAACAAAATACTCATCGCTGGTCTTTCGTTGGTCGCTGTAAATCCTGTAGGAGTGTATCCATTTCTGCCCATCATGGACAGCGATCACGATATTCGTATTTCCAATATCTACAGCAAGCAGCATGAGACCTCCTTATAGGGCCATGGCATGATGGGAACCACTGTACATCTCATCACGCAAGGCTTTGATGGATTCGTCATTGAAATAGTCCTCGAATCCAATCAGCCTGTCAATGACACCCGCTGGGGTGAACTCTACGATGCGGTTTGCAATCGATTCAACAAACTGGTGGTCATGGCTGTTGAAGAGCAGGACACCACTGAAATCAATCAATCCATCGTTGAGGGCGGTGATGGCCTCCAGGTCCAGATGGCTCGTAGGTTCGTCCAGGATCATGCAATTGGCCTGCTCCAGCATCATGCGTGCAAGCACGACGCGGACCTTTTCCCCTCCACTGAGAACCGTACAGTCCTTCAGAGCCTCATCCCCGCTGAAGAGCATCCTGCCGAGGAAGGAGCGAATGTAGGTATCGTCCTTATCACTGCTGTAGGTCCTGAGCCAATCGGTAATGGAGACATGCTCATTGAAGAGGTGTGCGTTGTTCTTGGGGAAGTATGAGAGGCTGGTGGTCACCCCCCACTCAAAACTCCCTTCATCGGGTTCCATGTTTCCACTGAGAATCTCGAAGAGGATCGTCTTTGCATAGTGGTTCGGTCCTACAAAGGCTACCTTGTCATCTGCGTTGAGTACCATGGAGAAGTTGTCCAGAATCTTCTCGCCTTCAATGGTCTTGCTCAGGCCCTTGACCTCGAGGATCTTCTTTCCTACCTCTCGTTCTGGCTTGAATGCCACATAGGGGAATCTTCTGCTGGACGGCTTGATATCATCAATGGTGAGCTTATCGATCAGTTTCTTACGGCTCGTTGCCTGTTTTGCCTTTGCCACGTTGCTGCTGAACCGTTGGATGAACTCCTTCAATTCAGAAATCTTCTCTTCCCTGCGCTTTTTCTGGTCCTTCATCTGCTTCGCAGCAAGCTGGCTTGAGAGATACCAGAAATCGTAGTTACCGACATACAGCTGGATCTTGCCGAAGTCAATGTCTGCAATATGGGTACATACAGTGTTCAGGAAGTGACGGTCGTGGCTTACCACAATGACGGTGTTGTCAAAGTTGGAGAGAAACTCTTCAAGCCAGTGGATGGATTCAAGGTCAAGGTGGTTGGTGGGCTCGTCAAGCAAGAGAATGTCCGGGTTGCCGAACAGTGCCTGTGCAAGCAGGACACGAACCTTGATGTTGTCCTCAACCTCATTCATCATCTTCTGCTGCATCTCTGTGTTGATGCCAAGCCCATCTAGCATCTGTGCTGCCTGGGCTTCGGCTTCCCATCCACCGAGGTCTGCAAAGTCACCTTCGAGCTCAGCAGCCCTCAGTCCATCTTCCTCGGTGAAATCTTCCTTCGAGTAGATGGCATCGCGTTCCTTCATGATTGAATACAACTGCTCATATCCCATAATGACGGTTTCAAGCACGGAATACTCATTGAAGGCAAAGTGATCCTGCCTGAGAACGGCCATGCGCTGGCCGGAGGAGATGATGACCTCCCCGCTATCAGCCTCGATCTCACCACTGAGAATTTTCAGGAAGGTGGATTTGCCTGCCCCATTTGCCCCAATTACCCCATAACAGTTTCCTGGGGTGAACTTTATATTGACTTCCTTGAAGAGTACTTGAGTCCCGTAGGCGAGACCGATGTTTGCAGCTGTAATCATGATTGTGGTTCCTCTTGAATAGTATCCGAAAAAAAAGAGCAACCTGCAAGGCTGCCCCTTCCATATAAACTATAGTTCCTAGGGGAATCGAACCCCTATTTAGAGACTGAGAATCTCCTGTCCTAACCATTAGACGAAGGAACCGGTGCCTGGGATGGAGGGATTCGAACCCCCAAAGGCAGAACCAGAATCTGCAGTGTTACCATTACACTACATCCCAATGTCAAAATCCTGTCGTAGGATACGGAAATGTGTTTACTTTGTCAAGTACATGCAGGAATTTCTTCCTACTCTCCGTGATACTCCTGCAAAACATCCACAGGATGCCCTTCCAGTACTTTTTCATAGTTCAGGAACGGCAACCCAATCACTCCCAAGAACCCTTCAACAAGAGCCCCATGTTCCTTGAATATGGTAGCAGCAGCCTGCAGGGTACCCCCGGTTGCAATCAGGTCATCAACGAACAGAACATGGGAACCCTTTTCAATATCCACTTCCTGGACACATACCATGTCAGAGCCATATTCGAGATCAAACCGTTTCTTGATGGTCTTGTTCGGCAACTTCCCGGGCTTCCTGACAAGAATAAGGGGAAGGGAGAGTCGTTCGGCCAAGGGGGCTGCAAAGACGAATCCACGAGCTTCAACTGCTGCAATGGCGTCAATCTTCCGTCCCTTACAGAGTTCCTCCAGGCGATCGATACAGTAACGGAAAGCCTCCGGCACTGCAAGAATACCAGTAATGTCATAGTACAGAACTCCCTGCTTCGGAAAATCGGGAACCTTTCTGATTACACTGTCCAGATCATAGTTAGTGTCCATAGAACCTCTCACTTGGCGTATTGTTTCTTAAATGCTGTAACCCGGGCACTTGGCGCCTCGGAAAAATCACTTCTTATTCCATCCTGGAGATACCGGTAGGCAAGGGCAGCTATCATGGCACCATTGTCGGTACAAAGCTTCAGTGAGGGGAAGGAGACCTCATAGCCACCCCCCTGCAGGGAGAGCAGTTCACTTCTCAGGTAGCTGTTCGCAGCAACCCCACCCCCAGCACTCAATCGCCTAAGTCCGGTTTCCTTCAATGCCTGACGTACCCGCTTCATGAGCATATTCACAGCAGCTCGCTGGAAGGATGCTGCAATATTCTCAGGGCTCTTCTCACTCTCTCCATCCCAGAAGCTGTCGAGTTGGTTGATCACGGCTGTCTTCAGACCACTGTAAGAGATATCATACGGATGGTCCATGACATTGAGCTTAGGGCCGGGAAACAGAAAAGCAACAGGATTGCCTGTCCTCGCCAAACGGTCGATGGCAATCCCTCCAGGGTACCCAAATCCGTAATGCTTGGCGACCTTGTCGAAGGCTTCCCCGATTGCATCGTCTATTGTTGTCCCCAGGACCTCAATGGTATCGTAGTCATCAACGCGACAGATCACCGTATGCCCCCCTGAGACCAGTACCCCAAGATATGGATAGTCCAGGGGATGTTCGATCTGGGATGCATACAGGTGTGCCCTGATATGATCAATGGTGATAAAGGGAAGGTTCAGGGAAGAGGCAAAGCCTTTGGCAAAGCTTACCCCGACAAGTAGGGACCCCAAGAGTCCCGGTCGGCTGGTGACAGCTACTGCATCAATGTCATTGACGGTGAGATGGGCCTTATCAAGGGCCGATTGCACAACCTGGCCAATCCATTCAGTGTGGAGCCGGCTGGCTAGTTCAGGGACAACGCCTTCATAGGGTTTATGGAGTTCAATCTGGGTTGCAATGATATTACTGAGAATGGTATGCCCATCCTCCACCAGGGAAGCACTGCACTCATCACATGATGTCTCGATACCAAGGACGATCATAGATCCTCCAAGTCATAATCATCATCAAGCAATGCATAGTCCTCCGCTGTGAAGTTGATTACTTTCTCACTGACCAACGGCGCAATATCCTTGAGCTCAAAACCGTACTCCAAGGCATCAGGAAACATATCCAACAAAAATTGGGCGACATCCGGCTGCCACCCTACCCCAACTTTGGTACGTACTGCTTGTTTTTCTGTATTCAGCAAGACAACCACCTCCTGGGCGACAGCATGTCTGAACCGTCTCTCTCTATTCACCGTATCCCTCTTCACCCGCAAGCCTACTCGACATTAGAGGAAAAGGTCAAGGTAAAGGTGAGCAGGTATTTTATACACAATCCGTCTTTACCTTCTTCCCTGTTTCGGGTAGAATGCTCCTGTTTTCATACGTTTATTGCCAAAATAGCTCAGCGGTAGAGCAGCTCACTCGTAATGAGCAGGTCAAGGGTTCAATTCCCTTTTTTGGCTCATGAAGCGGTTCCCTAGGGGACCGCTTCTTCTTGTTGTTCTACTGGTGATCATACCGCTCATATGAACAAAGGGAATCTCATTTTGATTTGCCCAGATAGGCATACTTGATATCTTCATTCTCCAGAAGTGTCATACCAGGTCCTGACAAAGTTATATTTCCTGTCTCCATAACATAGCCTTCATGGGCTGTACGAAGTGCCACATTCGCATTTTGCTCGATGAGCAGTACCGTTACACCCGCCTCATTTACACGCTTTATGATAGTAAATATGTCCCTTACCACCAGTGGAGCAAGTCCAAGCGAGGGTTCGTCCATCATGATCATCTTGGGACTTGCCATCAGGGCTCTTCCCACAGCAAGCATCTGTTGCTCGCCCCCAGAAAGGGTTCCAGCAAGTTGCCAATACCGTTCCTTGAGCCTGGGAAACAAATCATATACTCTTTCGAGGTTTTGTTGCTCCTCTGTTTTATCCTGCAAATACCCACCGATCTTCAAATTTTCCAACGTAGTCAGATTGGCAAATACGCGCCTACCTTCGGGAACGAGAACCAATCCTCGCTCAACAATCTTACGGGTATCCATACCATTGAGTTTTTCCCCATTATAGGTGATGGTTCCACTGGTCACCGGAACCAGACCCATAATGGAGCGCAAGGTTGTAGAT
The sequence above is drawn from the uncultured Sphaerochaeta sp. genome and encodes:
- a CDS encoding aminopeptidase, producing MNKQEIERYADLIIQGGINLQSGKGVVITTGPGTYYFARELSKSAYRHGASYVQVLLDDLDVLSERLKHQDEDALKFNPHFLKAFDYEFVSEGWSHIRIDSTEERLDHGPLDGEKNQILGKAKRQFSEAKTKKLMRHQLPWCVCVAPGPLWAKQVLGEDATTDDLMKVLSPILLLDTDDPIKAWNEKASVLRKRQDYLNGLEIDTLHYQSSKSDLKIGFTERARFIGGGETLPDGREFFPNLPTEEIFTTPDNLRAEGYITTTKPVEVLNTTTEEVRFVFKDGEVVEYHAKKGQDAMDRFFAVDDGTRRLGEVALVDETSPIAKSDLVFNSILLDENASCHLALGEGYPSALKDGATLDTKEQLQQAHCNTSLMHIDFMVGSPDMKITAHTRDGRQVVIMENGMFTF
- a CDS encoding type III pantothenate kinase; amino-acid sequence: MLLAVDIGNTNIVIAVHDGQKWIHSYRIYSDQRKTSDEYFVVLESLLSHSQLFKHDINRAVISSVVPNLTRSMQKNIIRLFDVQPLMVDHRVNSGLRKETIPAELGSDLLANLAQAHFACPDHAVVVVDFGTALTLATVDCDGSVLGVSIAPGLVTAVNALFGNTAQLPQVELKIPPSVLGQNSQDSIRSGIMYGYAGMVTTMIERVEQEIGKEVYVIATGGLSRTIAPLIDRINQIASMHTLDGLKLIQELN
- a CDS encoding ATP-binding cassette domain-containing protein, whose translation is MITAANIGLAYGTQVLFKEVNIKFTPGNCYGVIGANGAGKSTFLKILSGEIEADSGEVIISSGQRMAVLRQDHFAFNEYSVLETVIMGYEQLYSIMKERDAIYSKEDFTEEDGLRAAELEGDFADLGGWEAEAQAAQMLDGLGINTEMQQKMMNEVEDNIKVRVLLAQALFGNPDILLLDEPTNHLDLESIHWLEEFLSNFDNTVIVVSHDRHFLNTVCTHIADIDFGKIQLYVGNYDFWYLSSQLAAKQMKDQKKRREEKISELKEFIQRFSSNVAKAKQATSRKKLIDKLTIDDIKPSSRRFPYVAFKPEREVGKKILEVKGLSKTIEGEKILDNFSMVLNADDKVAFVGPNHYAKTILFEILSGNMEPDEGSFEWGVTTSLSYFPKNNAHLFNEHVSITDWLRTYSSDKDDTYIRSFLGRMLFSGDEALKDCTVLSGGEKVRVVLARMMLEQANCMILDEPTSHLDLEAITALNDGLIDFSGVLLFNSHDHQFVESIANRIVEFTPAGVIDRLIGFEDYFNDESIKALRDEMYSGSHHAMAL
- a CDS encoding adenine phosphoribosyltransferase → MDTNYDLDSVIRKVPDFPKQGVLYYDITGILAVPEAFRYCIDRLEELCKGRKIDAIAAVEARGFVFAAPLAERLSLPLILVRKPGKLPNKTIKKRFDLEYGSDMVCVQEVDIEKGSHVLFVDDLIATGGTLQAAATIFKEHGALVEGFLGVIGLPFLNYEKVLEGHPVDVLQEYHGE
- the tsaD gene encoding tRNA (adenosine(37)-N6)-threonylcarbamoyltransferase complex transferase subunit TsaD, with product MIVLGIETSCDECSASLVEDGHTILSNIIATQIELHKPYEGVVPELASRLHTEWIGQVVQSALDKAHLTVNDIDAVAVTSRPGLLGSLLVGVSFAKGFASSLNLPFITIDHIRAHLYASQIEHPLDYPYLGVLVSGGHTVICRVDDYDTIEVLGTTIDDAIGEAFDKVAKHYGFGYPGGIAIDRLARTGNPVAFLFPGPKLNVMDHPYDISYSGLKTAVINQLDSFWDGESEKSPENIAASFQRAAVNMLMKRVRQALKETGLRRLSAGGGVAANSYLRSELLSLQGGGYEVSFPSLKLCTDNGAMIAALAYRYLQDGIRSDFSEAPSARVTAFKKQYAK
- a CDS encoding ABC transporter ATP-binding protein, which gives rise to MSLLEVQNLKVCYGGIVALNGISFSVQEGQIVTLIGANGAGKSTTLRSIMGLVPVTSGTITYNGEKLNGMDTRKIVERGLVLVPEGRRVFANLTTLENLKIGGYLQDKTEEQQNLERVYDLFPRLKERYWQLAGTLSGGEQQMLAVGRALMASPKMIMMDEPSLGLAPLVVRDIFTIIKRVNEAGVTVLLIEQNANVALRTAHEGYVMETGNITLSGPGMTLLENEDIKYAYLGKSK